One window from the genome of Hyperolius riggenbachi isolate aHypRig1 chromosome 6, aHypRig1.pri, whole genome shotgun sequence encodes:
- the BTG4 gene encoding protein BTG4 isoform X1 yields the protein MEQSGHRTFFQSNPDRPITAIYNCTMKEEIAATVVFITMFVKKHRKLSKHKTELFAAKLTTILFARYRSHWYADNPAKGQAFRCIRINKCQTDSVLAQACAESSVNFDDLGLPKEMTIWVDPFEVCCRYGEKNSPFTIANFMGKEEYNVSKRISTAVEKATSDYHSGTSSSDEEPNTLKEPKAIPTVSNPNSIYQCTDYSQPMQQWLQFPRRKRYPNDGYHQSKIYHPKSYKNYRQLTAFSSPVIDPYHWVNTKR from the exons CAATATACAACTGCACCATGaaggaggaaattgctgccaCAGTTGTCTTTATCACCATGTTTGTGAAGAAGCACCGGAAGCTCAGCAAACACAAAACTGAgctgtttgctgctaaactgaccACCATACTGTTTGCGAGATATAGATCTCACTGGTATGCAGATAATCCAGCCAAAGGACAAGCTTTTCG GTGCATTAGAATAAACAAGTGTCAGACTGACTCTGTTTTGGCACAAGCGTGTGCAGAAAGCAGTGTAAACTTTGACGATCTTGGACTGCCGAAAGAAATGACTATCTGGGTAGATCCATTTGAAGTATGCTGCAG GTATGGAGAAAAAAATAGCCCATTCACAATTGCAAACTTCATGGGAAAGGAAGAGTACAACGTGTCTAAAAGAATTAGCACAGCTGTGGAAAAGGCTACCTCAGATTATCACTCTGGGACTTCTTCTTCTGATGAAGAGCCCAACACGCTCAAAGAGCCAAAAGCTATTCCTACAGTGAGCAATCCAAACAGCATCTACCAG TGCACAGACTACAGCCAGCCCATGCAGCAGTGGTTGCAATTCCCTCGTAGAAAGCGCTACCCAAATGATGGGTACCATCAATCTAAAATCTATCACCCTAAATCCTACAAGAACTACAGACAATTGACTGCATTCTCAAGTCCTGTCATTGATCCTTACCATTGGGTAAACACAAAGCGCTGA
- the BTG4 gene encoding protein BTG4 isoform X2, whose protein sequence is MKEEIAATVVFITMFVKKHRKLSKHKTELFAAKLTTILFARYRSHWYADNPAKGQAFRCIRINKCQTDSVLAQACAESSVNFDDLGLPKEMTIWVDPFEVCCRYGEKNSPFTIANFMGKEEYNVSKRISTAVEKATSDYHSGTSSSDEEPNTLKEPKAIPTVSNPNSIYQCTDYSQPMQQWLQFPRRKRYPNDGYHQSKIYHPKSYKNYRQLTAFSSPVIDPYHWVNTKR, encoded by the exons ATGaaggaggaaattgctgccaCAGTTGTCTTTATCACCATGTTTGTGAAGAAGCACCGGAAGCTCAGCAAACACAAAACTGAgctgtttgctgctaaactgaccACCATACTGTTTGCGAGATATAGATCTCACTGGTATGCAGATAATCCAGCCAAAGGACAAGCTTTTCG GTGCATTAGAATAAACAAGTGTCAGACTGACTCTGTTTTGGCACAAGCGTGTGCAGAAAGCAGTGTAAACTTTGACGATCTTGGACTGCCGAAAGAAATGACTATCTGGGTAGATCCATTTGAAGTATGCTGCAG GTATGGAGAAAAAAATAGCCCATTCACAATTGCAAACTTCATGGGAAAGGAAGAGTACAACGTGTCTAAAAGAATTAGCACAGCTGTGGAAAAGGCTACCTCAGATTATCACTCTGGGACTTCTTCTTCTGATGAAGAGCCCAACACGCTCAAAGAGCCAAAAGCTATTCCTACAGTGAGCAATCCAAACAGCATCTACCAG TGCACAGACTACAGCCAGCCCATGCAGCAGTGGTTGCAATTCCCTCGTAGAAAGCGCTACCCAAATGATGGGTACCATCAATCTAAAATCTATCACCCTAAATCCTACAAGAACTACAGACAATTGACTGCATTCTCAAGTCCTGTCATTGATCCTTACCATTGGGTAAACACAAAGCGCTGA